Proteins found in one Pseudomonas mosselii genomic segment:
- the flhA gene encoding flagellar biosynthesis protein FlhA encodes MDRTQLISSARNNLAGLGRGNLGVPLLLLVMLAMMMLPIPPFLLDVFFTFNIALSIVVLLVCVYALRPLDFAAFPTILLVATLLRLALNVASTRVVMLHGQEGHGAAGKVIQAFGEVVIGGNYVVGAVVFAILMIINFVVVTKGAGRISEVSARFTLDAMPGKQMAIDADLNAGLIDQAQAKSRRAEVAQEAEFYGSMDGASKFVRGDAIAGLLILFINLIGGMLIGMLQHNMTFADAGKVYALLTIGDGLVAQLPSLLLSTAAAIMVTRASGSEDMGKLINRQMFDSPKALGVSAALMIIMGLVPGMPHVAFLSLGALAGGGAYLVWKKQQKAKAVAQQEAQRQQDLLPSPQRAMETKELGWDDVTPIDMIGLEVGYRLIPLVDRNQGGQLLARIKGVRKKLSQDLGFLMPTVHIRDNLDLQPSAYRLTLMGVILAEAEIYPDRELAINPGQVFGTLNGIASRDPAFGLEAVWIDVGQRAQAQSLGYTVVDASTVVATHLNQILQKHCHELIGHEEVVQLLQVLAKVSPKLAEEVVPGVISLSGLLKVLQALLAEQVPVRDIRSIAEAIANNPTKSQDTAALVALVRVGLSRAIVQSIVGVESELPVITLEPRLEQILLNSLQRAGQGQEDGVLLEPSMAEKLQRSLIEAAQRQEMQGQPAILLVAGPIRAMLSRFGRLAVPNLHVLAYQEIPDNKQVTIVATVGPNG; translated from the coding sequence GTGGATCGCACTCAGTTAATCAGCAGCGCCCGTAACAACCTGGCCGGTCTCGGTCGGGGCAACCTCGGCGTGCCGCTGCTCCTGCTGGTGATGCTGGCAATGATGATGTTGCCGATCCCGCCGTTCCTGCTCGACGTGTTCTTCACCTTCAACATCGCCCTGTCGATCGTGGTCTTGCTGGTCTGCGTCTACGCCCTGCGTCCTCTGGATTTCGCCGCGTTCCCTACCATCCTGCTGGTGGCCACGCTGCTGCGCCTGGCGCTGAACGTTGCTTCCACCCGAGTGGTCATGCTCCACGGCCAGGAAGGTCACGGCGCCGCGGGCAAGGTGATCCAGGCCTTCGGTGAAGTGGTGATTGGCGGCAATTACGTCGTCGGTGCGGTGGTGTTCGCCATCCTCATGATCATCAACTTCGTCGTGGTGACCAAGGGCGCCGGGCGCATCTCCGAGGTGAGCGCGCGCTTCACCCTCGACGCCATGCCGGGCAAGCAGATGGCCATCGACGCCGACCTCAACGCTGGCCTGATCGACCAGGCCCAGGCCAAGTCCCGTCGCGCCGAGGTCGCCCAGGAGGCCGAGTTCTACGGCTCCATGGACGGTGCCAGCAAGTTCGTCCGCGGTGACGCCATCGCCGGCCTGCTGATCCTCTTCATCAACCTCATCGGCGGCATGCTCATCGGTATGCTGCAGCACAACATGACCTTTGCCGATGCCGGCAAGGTCTATGCCCTGCTGACCATCGGTGACGGTTTGGTGGCGCAATTGCCATCGCTGCTGCTGTCCACCGCGGCCGCGATCATGGTCACCCGTGCCTCGGGCTCCGAGGACATGGGCAAGCTGATCAACCGGCAAATGTTCGACTCGCCGAAGGCCTTGGGTGTGTCGGCCGCGCTGATGATCATCATGGGCCTGGTCCCAGGCATGCCGCATGTCGCCTTCCTCAGCCTCGGCGCACTGGCCGGTGGCGGCGCTTACCTGGTATGGAAGAAACAACAGAAGGCCAAAGCCGTCGCCCAACAGGAGGCCCAGCGCCAGCAGGACCTGCTGCCATCGCCGCAGCGCGCCATGGAAACCAAGGAGCTGGGCTGGGACGACGTCACCCCCATCGACATGATCGGCCTGGAGGTCGGCTATCGCTTGATCCCGCTGGTGGACCGCAACCAGGGCGGCCAACTGCTGGCGCGGATCAAGGGCGTGCGCAAGAAACTGTCCCAGGACCTGGGTTTCCTCATGCCCACCGTGCACATTCGCGACAACCTTGACCTGCAACCCAGCGCCTATCGTCTGACCCTGATGGGCGTGATCCTGGCCGAAGCCGAGATCTACCCGGACCGGGAGCTGGCAATCAACCCCGGCCAAGTATTCGGTACCCTCAACGGCATCGCCTCGCGCGATCCGGCGTTCGGCCTGGAGGCGGTGTGGATCGATGTCGGCCAGCGCGCCCAGGCGCAGTCGCTGGGCTATACCGTGGTCGACGCCAGCACCGTGGTCGCCACCCACCTCAACCAGATCCTGCAGAAGCACTGCCACGAGCTGATCGGGCACGAGGAGGTGGTGCAGCTGCTGCAGGTGCTGGCCAAGGTCTCGCCGAAACTGGCCGAGGAGGTGGTGCCGGGTGTCATTTCCTTGTCGGGCCTGCTCAAGGTCTTGCAGGCGTTGCTCGCCGAACAGGTGCCGGTGCGTGACATCCGCAGCATTGCCGAAGCCATCGCCAACAATCCGACAAAGAGTCAAGATACCGCCGCGCTGGTGGCGTTGGTGCGGGTCGGATTGTCCCGCGCCATCGTGCAAAGCATTGTTGGCGTTGAGTCCGAGCTGCCTGTGATCACTTTGGAACCAAGGTTGGAACAGATCTTGCTCAATAGTCTGCAAAGGGCCGGGCAGGGTCAGGAAGATGGTGTTCTTCTTGAGCCGAGCATGGCCGAAAAGCTTCAGCGCTCGTTGATCGAGGCGGCCCAGCGTCAGGAAATGCAGGGTCAGCCGGCTATCCTCCTGGTTGCCGGCCCGATCCGCGCCATGCTGTCGCGCTTCGGTCGCCTGGCAGTACCGAATTTGCATGTTTTGGCGTATCAGGAAATACCTGACAACAAGCAAGTCACCATCGTTGCCACCGTGGGCCCGAACGGCTGA
- a CDS encoding chemotaxis response regulator CheY, translating into MKILIVDDFSTMRRIIKNLLRDLGFTNVKEADDGNTALPMLTSEHFDFLVTDWNMPGMTGIDLLRAVRADERLKHLPVLMVTAEAKREQIIEAAQAGVNGYVVKPFTAVALKEKIEKIFERVNG; encoded by the coding sequence ATGAAAATCCTCATCGTTGACGACTTTTCGACGATGCGGCGGATCATCAAGAACCTGTTGCGTGACCTGGGTTTCACCAACGTCAAGGAGGCTGATGACGGCAACACGGCACTGCCGATGCTCACCAGCGAACACTTCGACTTCCTGGTAACCGACTGGAACATGCCGGGCATGACCGGTATCGACCTGCTGCGTGCTGTTCGCGCGGACGAGCGCCTCAAGCACCTGCCGGTACTGATGGTCACCGCAGAAGCCAAGCGCGAGCAGATCATCGAAGCTGCCCAGGCCGGCGTCAACGGCTACGTGGTCAAGCCTTTCACCGCCGTGGCGCTGAAAGAAAAGATCGAAAAGATCTTCGAACGCGTCAACGGCTGA
- a CDS encoding flagellar motor protein: MDVLSLIGLILAFVAIVGGNFLEGGHVGALINGPAALIVLGGTLAAALLQSPLSAFKRALQIVGWIFFPPRVDLPGGIDRVVNWSLTARKEGLLGLEGVADAEPDPYARKGLQLLVDGAEPEAIRSILEVDFLTQEARDIQAAKVFESMGGYAPTIGIIGAVMGLIHVMGNLADPSQLGNGIAVAFVATIYGVASANLILLPIANKLKAITLRQSRYREMLLEGLLSIAEGENPRSIELKLQGFME, encoded by the coding sequence ATGGATGTGTTGAGCCTAATCGGCCTGATCCTCGCTTTTGTCGCCATCGTTGGCGGCAATTTCCTCGAGGGCGGCCACGTCGGTGCGCTGATCAACGGCCCGGCGGCATTGATCGTGCTGGGCGGTACCCTGGCGGCGGCGTTGTTGCAGTCGCCGCTGTCGGCGTTCAAGCGCGCTCTGCAGATCGTGGGCTGGATCTTCTTCCCGCCGCGGGTGGACCTGCCCGGTGGCATTGACCGGGTGGTGAACTGGAGTCTGACGGCACGCAAGGAAGGCCTGCTGGGCCTGGAGGGCGTGGCCGACGCCGAGCCCGATCCCTATGCGCGCAAAGGCCTGCAGCTGCTGGTCGACGGCGCCGAGCCCGAGGCCATCCGCAGCATACTTGAAGTCGATTTCCTGACTCAGGAAGCCCGCGACATCCAGGCCGCCAAGGTGTTCGAGAGCATGGGCGGCTATGCGCCGACCATCGGCATCATCGGTGCGGTGATGGGTCTGATCCACGTGATGGGTAATCTGGCCGACCCGTCGCAGCTGGGTAACGGCATTGCCGTGGCCTTCGTCGCCACCATCTACGGCGTGGCCAGCGCCAACCTGATCCTGCTGCCGATCGCCAACAAGCTCAAGGCCATCACCCTGCGCCAGTCTCGCTATCGCGAGATGCTGCTCGAGGGCTTGTTGTCGATCGCCGAAGGCGAGAACCCGCGCTCGATCGAGCTGAAGCTGCAAGGCTTCATGGAGTAA
- the flhF gene encoding flagellar biosynthesis protein FlhF, translating to MQVKRFFAADMRQAMKLVRDELGSDAAIIGNRRIAGGVELTAALDYKLSALAPRVPNAELEDELRKTQSRIVTAQAELTGRGDAVEGGNRQLFAGQSLTASEPLIEAHVDEPAPIAAAAPAPVDPRLFDAMRFELTGLRELLEVQLGSLAWSQLQGSKPQQANLWRRLQRLGLSGGLARELLDLTAEIEEPRHAWRMVLAHLARMIDIPEIEPIEEGGVIAMVGPAGMGKTTTLAKLAARYVLKYGANNLALVSMDSFRIGAQEQLKTLGRILNVPVTYVDPGESLAQALEPLLRKRVVLIDTAGLQASDPALRMQLETLAGRGIAAKNYLVLATTSQKQVLTAAYHSYKRCGLAGCILTKLDETACLGEVLSLAISHELPVAYLTDGPRIPDDLQLPRKHQLVSRAVSVQLQDEPSDEAMADMFADLYHNPGKRAG from the coding sequence ATGCAAGTTAAGCGTTTTTTCGCCGCCGATATGCGTCAGGCCATGAAGCTGGTCCGGGATGAGCTCGGCTCCGACGCCGCCATCATCGGCAACCGGCGCATCGCTGGCGGTGTCGAACTGACGGCTGCGCTGGACTACAAACTGTCCGCCCTGGCCCCACGCGTGCCCAATGCGGAGCTCGAGGACGAGCTACGCAAGACCCAGTCGCGCATCGTCACCGCCCAGGCCGAACTGACCGGGCGCGGCGATGCCGTCGAGGGCGGCAACCGTCAGCTGTTCGCCGGCCAGTCGCTGACCGCGTCCGAGCCGTTGATCGAAGCGCATGTGGATGAGCCTGCACCGATCGCCGCCGCAGCGCCGGCCCCGGTCGATCCGCGCCTGTTCGACGCCATGCGCTTCGAACTGACCGGTCTGCGCGAGCTGCTGGAAGTTCAGCTCGGTTCGCTCGCCTGGAGTCAGTTGCAGGGCAGCAAGCCACAGCAGGCCAACCTCTGGCGCCGCCTGCAGCGCCTGGGTCTGTCAGGCGGCTTGGCGCGCGAGCTGCTCGACCTCACTGCCGAGATCGAAGAGCCGCGTCATGCCTGGCGCATGGTCCTGGCGCACCTGGCGCGGATGATCGACATACCTGAGATCGAACCGATCGAGGAGGGCGGTGTCATCGCCATGGTCGGCCCGGCCGGCATGGGCAAGACCACCACCCTGGCCAAGCTGGCCGCGCGCTATGTACTCAAGTACGGCGCGAACAACCTGGCGCTGGTGAGCATGGACAGCTTCCGCATCGGTGCCCAGGAGCAGCTCAAGACCCTCGGGCGTATCCTCAATGTGCCGGTCACTTATGTCGATCCGGGCGAGTCGCTGGCCCAGGCGCTGGAGCCGCTGCTGCGCAAGCGCGTGGTGCTGATCGACACCGCCGGCCTGCAGGCCAGCGACCCGGCGCTGCGCATGCAGCTCGAGACCCTGGCCGGGCGCGGTATCGCCGCCAAGAATTACCTGGTGCTGGCGACCACCAGCCAGAAGCAGGTGCTCACCGCCGCCTACCACAGCTACAAACGCTGCGGCCTGGCCGGTTGCATCCTGACCAAACTCGATGAAACGGCATGCCTCGGCGAAGTGCTGAGCCTAGCCATCAGTCATGAACTACCGGTGGCCTATCTGACCGATGGGCCGCGCATTCCTGACGACCTGCAACTGCCGCGCAAGCACCAGCTGGTGAGTCGCGCGGTCAGTGTGCAGTTGCAGGACGAGCCCAGCGACGAGGCCATGGCCGACATGTTCGCTGATCTCTACCACAACCCTGGCAAGCGTGCGGGTTGA
- a CDS encoding chemotaxis protein CheA has protein sequence MSFGADEEILQDFLVEAGEILEQLSEQLVELESRPDDADLLNAIFRGFHTVKGGAGFLQLNELVECCHIAENVFDILRKGERRVDAELMDVVLEALDTVNSMFGQVRERTDVTPATPELLAALSRLAEPGGAEAPAPVVEAAPVVEAPAAEPDITDTEFEQLLDSLDAVKAEAQVHEQLQGEEISGGGDEITDAEFESLLDQLHGKGQFSADAAVSAPAPATPASDEITDDEFESLLDQLHGKGTFAVDALPGAAAPVASAAPAAGDESISEHEFEALLDQLHGKGKFSSDAVTAEAPAAVAAPVAAKAEVKPVAKPAPAPAAAPAAAAKPAAPARAPAPAAEKHGASEAETTVRVDTARLDEIMNMVGELVLVRNRLVRLGLNSGDEAMSKAVSNLDVVTADLQTAVMKTRMQPIKKVFGRFPRLVRDLARQLKKEINLELVGEETDLDKNLVEALADPLVHLVRNAVDHGVEMPDEREASGKSRMGRVVLSAEQEGDHILLSISDDGKGMDPSILRAKAVEKGLMDKDAADRLSESDCYNLIFAPGFSTKTEISDVSGRGVGMDVVKTKISQLNGSINIFSAKGQGSKIVIKVPLTLAIMPTLMVMLGNQAFAFPLVNVNEIFHLDLSRTNVVDGQEVVIVRDKALPLFYLKRWLVQDHEHEEQHEGHVVILSVGTQRIGFVVDQLVGQEEVVIKPLGKMLQGTPGMSGATITGDGRIALILDVPSMLKRYAARRI, from the coding sequence ATGAGCTTCGGCGCCGATGAAGAAATCCTCCAGGATTTCCTGGTAGAAGCCGGCGAAATCCTCGAGCAACTGTCCGAGCAATTGGTCGAGCTGGAAAGCCGGCCCGATGACGCGGACCTGCTCAATGCGATTTTCCGCGGTTTCCACACTGTAAAAGGGGGCGCCGGCTTCCTTCAGCTCAATGAGTTGGTGGAGTGCTGCCACATTGCCGAGAACGTGTTCGACATCCTGCGCAAAGGTGAGCGCCGGGTTGACGCGGAACTGATGGACGTGGTGCTCGAGGCCCTCGACACGGTCAACAGCATGTTCGGCCAGGTGCGCGAACGTACCGATGTCACGCCGGCCACGCCGGAGCTGCTGGCGGCGCTGTCGCGCTTGGCCGAGCCCGGTGGCGCCGAAGCCCCGGCCCCGGTGGTCGAGGCGGCGCCCGTGGTCGAAGCCCCGGCTGCCGAGCCCGACATCACCGATACCGAGTTCGAGCAACTGCTCGACTCGCTCGATGCGGTCAAGGCTGAAGCTCAGGTTCATGAGCAACTGCAGGGTGAAGAAATCAGCGGCGGCGGTGACGAGATCACCGATGCCGAGTTCGAGTCGCTGCTCGACCAGCTGCACGGCAAGGGCCAGTTCTCGGCCGATGCCGCCGTCAGCGCGCCTGCGCCAGCCACTCCGGCCAGCGACGAGATCACCGACGATGAGTTCGAGTCGCTGCTCGACCAGTTGCACGGCAAAGGTACTTTTGCCGTCGACGCACTGCCAGGCGCCGCCGCGCCAGTGGCCAGCGCGGCACCCGCCGCGGGCGACGAGAGCATCAGCGAACACGAATTCGAGGCCCTGCTCGACCAGTTGCACGGCAAGGGCAAGTTCTCCAGTGACGCGGTCACCGCCGAGGCGCCTGCCGCCGTCGCCGCGCCTGTCGCGGCCAAGGCCGAGGTCAAGCCCGTTGCCAAGCCGGCTCCTGCGCCCGCCGCGGCACCGGCTGCGGCCGCCAAGCCTGCCGCCCCGGCTCGCGCTCCTGCGCCGGCCGCCGAGAAGCATGGCGCCAGCGAAGCGGAAACCACCGTGCGGGTCGATACCGCGCGTCTGGACGAGATCATGAACATGGTCGGCGAACTGGTGCTGGTGCGTAACCGCCTGGTGCGCCTGGGGCTCAACAGCGGCGACGAGGCCATGTCCAAGGCCGTGTCCAATCTCGACGTGGTCACCGCCGACCTGCAGACCGCGGTCATGAAGACCCGCATGCAGCCGATCAAGAAAGTCTTCGGCCGCTTCCCGCGCCTGGTTCGCGACTTGGCCCGCCAGCTCAAGAAAGAGATCAACCTGGAGCTGGTCGGTGAAGAGACCGACCTCGACAAGAACCTGGTGGAAGCCCTGGCCGACCCGTTGGTGCACTTGGTGCGCAACGCCGTTGACCACGGCGTCGAGATGCCTGACGAGCGCGAGGCCTCCGGCAAGTCGCGCATGGGCCGGGTGGTGCTGTCCGCCGAGCAGGAGGGTGACCACATCCTGCTGTCGATCTCCGACGACGGCAAGGGCATGGACCCGAGCATCCTGCGCGCCAAGGCCGTGGAAAAGGGCCTGATGGACAAGGACGCGGCCGATCGCCTGAGCGAGTCGGACTGCTACAACCTGATCTTCGCCCCGGGCTTCTCGACCAAGACCGAGATCTCCGACGTGTCCGGCCGCGGCGTCGGCATGGACGTGGTGAAGACCAAGATTTCCCAGCTCAACGGCTCGATCAACATCTTCTCGGCCAAAGGCCAGGGCTCGAAGATCGTCATCAAGGTGCCGCTGACCCTGGCGATCATGCCGACCCTGATGGTAATGCTCGGCAACCAGGCGTTCGCCTTCCCGCTGGTCAACGTCAACGAGATCTTCCACCTCGACCTGTCGCGCACCAACGTGGTCGACGGCCAGGAAGTGGTGATCGTGCGCGACAAGGCGCTGCCGCTGTTCTACCTCAAGCGCTGGCTGGTCCAGGACCACGAGCATGAAGAGCAGCACGAAGGTCATGTGGTGATCCTGTCGGTCGGTACCCAGCGCATCGGCTTCGTGGTCGACCAGTTGGTTGGCCAGGAAGAGGTGGTGATCAAGCCGCTGGGCAAGATGCTGCAGGGCACCCCGGGCATGTCCGGCGCGACCATCACCGGTGACGGCCGGATCGCCCTGATCCTCGACGTTCCGAGCATGCTCAAGCGTTACGCCGCCCGGCGTATTTGA
- the fleN gene encoding flagellar synthesis regulator FleN: MGSMHPVQVIAVTGGKGGVGKTNVSVNLSLALAELGRRVMLLDADLGLANVDVLLGLTPKRTLADVIEGRCELRDVLLQGPGGVRIVPAASGTQSMVHLAPAQHAGLIQAFSEIGDNLDVLVIDTAAGIGDSVVSFVRAAQEVLLVVCDEPTSITDAYALIKLLNRDYGMNRFRVLANMAQSPQEGRNLFAKLTKVTDRFLDVALQYVGAVPYDECVRKAVQKQRAVYEAFPRSKCALAFKAIAQKVDSWPLPANPRGHLEFFVERLVQPTSAGPVL; encoded by the coding sequence ATGGGTAGCATGCATCCCGTACAGGTGATCGCCGTGACCGGTGGCAAAGGTGGCGTCGGCAAGACTAACGTTTCAGTGAACCTGTCTCTGGCGTTAGCCGAGCTCGGCCGCCGGGTCATGTTGCTGGACGCCGACCTGGGCCTGGCCAATGTCGACGTTCTGCTGGGGCTCACGCCCAAGCGTACCCTGGCCGATGTCATCGAGGGTCGCTGCGAGCTGCGCGATGTGCTGCTGCAGGGGCCTGGCGGTGTGCGCATCGTCCCGGCGGCTTCCGGCACCCAGAGCATGGTGCACCTGGCGCCAGCCCAACATGCCGGCCTGATCCAGGCCTTCAGCGAGATCGGCGACAACCTCGACGTGCTGGTGATCGACACCGCTGCGGGTATTGGTGACTCGGTAGTCAGCTTCGTCCGCGCCGCCCAGGAGGTGCTGCTGGTGGTGTGCGACGAGCCTACCTCGATCACCGACGCCTACGCCCTGATCAAGCTGCTCAACCGCGACTACGGGATGAATCGCTTCCGCGTGCTGGCCAACATGGCCCAGAGCCCGCAGGAAGGGCGCAACCTGTTCGCCAAGTTGACCAAGGTCACGGATCGTTTCCTTGACGTCGCCCTACAATACGTCGGTGCCGTGCCGTACGACGAATGTGTGCGCAAGGCCGTGCAGAAGCAGCGGGCTGTATACGAGGCCTTCCCGCGGTCCAAGTGCGCGCTGGCTTTCAAGGCCATTGCGCAGAAGGTCGACAGCTGGCCGCTGCCTGCCAACCCGCGCGGACACCTGGAATTCTTCGTCGAGCGCCTGGTGCAGCCCACCAGTGCAGGGCCGGTGCTATGA
- a CDS encoding protein-glutamate methylesterase/protein-glutamine glutaminase, translating to MAVKVLVVDDSGFFRRRVSEILSADPTIQVVGTATNGKEAIDQALALKPDVITMDYEMPMMDGITAVRHIMQRCPTPVLMFSSLTHEGARVTLDALDAGAVDYLPKNFEDISRNPEKVKQLLCEKVHTISRSNRRFSAYSSPAPAAAPAPANSHAPASSFASTTPARTAAPARAAAPAAAHSPAPKRKPYKLVAIGTSTGGPVALQRVLTQLPAGFPAPIVLIQHMPAAFTKAFAERLDKLCKISVKEAEDGDVLRPGLALLAPGGKQMMVDGRGTVKILPGDERLNYKPCVDITFGSAAKSYGDKVLSVVLTGMGADGREGARLLKQGGSTVWAQDEASCVIYGMPMAIVKANLADAVYSLDEIGKHLVEACI from the coding sequence ATGGCAGTCAAGGTCCTGGTGGTGGATGATTCCGGTTTCTTCCGCCGCCGTGTCTCGGAAATTCTCTCGGCGGACCCGACGATCCAGGTCGTGGGCACCGCGACCAACGGCAAGGAAGCGATCGACCAGGCGCTGGCGCTCAAGCCCGATGTCATCACCATGGACTATGAAATGCCCATGATGGACGGTATCACTGCGGTGCGGCACATCATGCAGCGCTGCCCGACGCCGGTGTTGATGTTCTCCTCGCTGACCCATGAAGGCGCCCGCGTCACCCTCGACGCCCTGGACGCCGGTGCGGTCGACTACCTGCCGAAGAACTTCGAGGACATCTCGCGCAACCCGGAAAAGGTCAAGCAGCTGCTGTGCGAGAAGGTCCATACCATCTCGCGCAGCAACCGCCGTTTCAGCGCCTATTCCAGCCCGGCGCCCGCCGCCGCGCCGGCTCCGGCCAATAGTCATGCGCCGGCCAGCAGCTTCGCCAGTACCACGCCCGCGCGCACGGCGGCTCCGGCCCGCGCCGCGGCACCGGCCGCCGCGCATTCGCCGGCGCCCAAGCGCAAGCCCTACAAGCTGGTCGCCATCGGCACCTCCACCGGTGGCCCGGTGGCGCTGCAGCGGGTATTGACCCAACTGCCCGCCGGATTCCCGGCGCCGATCGTTCTGATCCAGCACATGCCGGCGGCCTTCACCAAGGCCTTCGCCGAGCGCCTGGACAAGCTGTGCAAGATCAGCGTCAAGGAAGCCGAGGACGGTGACGTGTTACGTCCGGGCCTGGCGTTGCTGGCCCCGGGTGGCAAGCAGATGATGGTCGACGGCCGTGGCACGGTGAAGATCCTGCCGGGCGACGAGCGCCTGAACTACAAGCCTTGTGTCGACATCACCTTCGGCTCCGCCGCCAAGTCCTATGGCGACAAGGTGCTCTCGGTGGTGCTCACCGGCATGGGCGCCGACGGTCGCGAGGGCGCACGCCTGCTCAAGCAGGGTGGCAGCACCGTGTGGGCGCAGGATGAGGCCAGTTGCGTGATCTACGGCATGCCCATGGCCATCGTCAAGGCCAACCTGGCCGATGCCGTGTACAGCCTGGACGAGATCGGCAAGCACCTGGTCGAGGCGTGCATCTGA
- the fliA gene encoding RNA polymerase sigma factor FliA, giving the protein MNASGFKMYSKAAKDAQYELIERYAPLVKRIAYHLLARLPANVQVEDLIQAGMIGLLEVANKYDASKGASFETYAGIRIRGAMLDEVRKGDWAPRSVHRNTRMVSDAIRCVEAKTGRDAKDHEVAAELQLSLDDYYGILNDTLGSRLFSFDDLLQDGEHEGLHEDGASGQLEPSRDLEDERFQAALADAIANLPERERLVLALYYDEELNLKEIGEVLGVSESRVSQLHSQCAARLRSRLGEWRAR; this is encoded by the coding sequence ATGAACGCGAGCGGTTTCAAGATGTACAGCAAGGCCGCCAAGGACGCTCAGTACGAGCTGATCGAGCGCTACGCGCCGCTGGTCAAGCGCATCGCCTACCACCTGCTGGCGCGTTTGCCGGCCAACGTCCAGGTCGAGGACCTGATCCAGGCCGGGATGATCGGCCTGCTGGAAGTGGCCAACAAGTATGACGCCAGCAAGGGCGCCAGCTTCGAAACCTACGCCGGCATCCGCATCCGCGGCGCCATGCTCGACGAAGTGCGCAAGGGCGACTGGGCACCGCGCTCGGTGCACCGCAACACGCGTATGGTCAGCGACGCGATTCGCTGTGTTGAAGCAAAGACAGGGCGCGACGCTAAAGATCACGAGGTTGCTGCCGAACTCCAATTGAGTCTCGATGATTACTACGGGATTCTGAACGACACCTTGGGCAGTCGCCTGTTCAGTTTCGACGACCTGCTGCAGGACGGCGAACACGAGGGGCTGCACGAGGACGGAGCCAGCGGCCAGCTGGAGCCATCGCGGGACCTGGAGGACGAGCGCTTCCAGGCCGCCCTGGCCGATGCGATTGCCAACCTGCCGGAGCGCGAGCGCCTGGTCCTGGCGCTGTACTACGACGAAGAGCTGAACCTCAAGGAAATCGGTGAGGTCCTGGGGGTCAGCGAATCGCGTGTCAGCCAGTTGCACAGCCAGTGCGCGGCGCGTCTGCGCAGCCGCCTGGGGGAATGGCGGGCGCGTTGA
- a CDS encoding protein phosphatase CheZ: MESTNNSLGEFESTLKKHAQELVESLERGRFGDAVQLIHQLNQTRDRGLYQEVGKLTRELHSAIVNFQIDPSMPQAEEVSQITDATERLSYVVRLTEGAANRTMDLAEACTPVLNDLAAEAQSLSADWQRFMRREVAAPEFRELVKRVDSFLTHSAEGNQKVAGHLNDIVLAQDYQDLTGQVIKRVTALVTEVESNLLKLVLMASQVDRFAGIEHDHQQLRAEKDQEKHPTRGEGPQIHADKREDVVSSQDDVDDLLSSLGF, translated from the coding sequence ATGGAGTCAACCAACAACTCTTTGGGTGAGTTCGAATCAACCCTTAAGAAGCATGCCCAGGAACTGGTCGAGAGCCTCGAGCGCGGCCGGTTCGGTGATGCGGTACAGCTGATCCACCAACTGAACCAGACCCGCGATCGCGGGCTGTATCAGGAAGTTGGCAAGCTTACTCGCGAACTGCACAGTGCAATCGTCAACTTCCAGATCGACCCGTCCATGCCGCAGGCCGAGGAAGTGTCGCAGATTACCGACGCCACTGAACGCCTCTCCTACGTGGTTCGCCTCACCGAAGGTGCGGCCAACCGCACCATGGACCTGGCAGAGGCCTGCACCCCGGTGCTCAACGACCTCGCCGCCGAGGCCCAGAGCCTGTCCGCCGATTGGCAGCGGTTCATGCGCCGTGAGGTGGCAGCGCCGGAATTCCGTGAGTTGGTCAAGCGTGTGGACAGTTTTCTGACGCACAGCGCCGAAGGTAATCAGAAGGTCGCCGGCCATCTCAACGATATCGTCCTGGCCCAGGATTATCAGGATCTCACCGGCCAGGTGATCAAACGGGTGACCGCGCTGGTCACCGAAGTCGAAAGCAATCTGCTCAAGCTCGTGCTGATGGCAAGCCAGGTCGACCGCTTTGCCGGGATCGAACATGACCACCAGCAGCTGCGCGCTGAAAAAGATCAAGAAAAACATCCGACTCGGGGTGAAGGTCCGCAGATTCATGCCGATAAGCGTGAAGACGTCGTGTCCAGCCAGGACGATGTCGACGATCTGTTGTCCAGCCTGGGTTTTTAA